CGTCGTCGTCGACCACCACCCGCCGCGCGAACCGATCGACGCGGGGTTCATCGACCTGCGCGACGGGGTGGGCGCCACCTCGACGCTGCTGGCGGAGTACATGGACCGCCTGGGGCTGACGCCGGACAGGCAGGTGGCGACGGCGCTGCTGTACGGCATCCGGATCGACACGAAGGACTTCACCCGCGAGGTGAGCGAGGCGGACTTCGACGCGGCGGCCTCGTTGTTCGAGTACGCCGACACGTCGGTGCTCGACCGGGTGGAGACGCCGAGCCTCAGCGCGTCGGTGCTGGACGTGCTCGCGGACGCCATCGAGAACCGCGAACAGCGTGGGACGGCGCTGGCCACTTGCGTCGGTGAGATCACCGACCGCGACGCGCTCGCGCAGGCGGCCGACAGCCTGCTCAACATGGAGGGGGTGAACACGACGCTCGTGTACGGCTTCCGCGACGGCGTCGTGTACGCCTCCGGTCGCACGCGCGGCGCGGATCTGGACCTCGGAGAGACCCTGCGCGACGCGCTCGACCAGATTGGCTCGGCGGGTGGCCACGCCGACATGGCTGGCGCGCAGATCCCACTCGGCATCCTCGCGGACGTCGAGGAGGGGTCGACGGAGACGCTGACGGAGGTCGTCCGCGACATCATCGCGGGGCGCTTCTTCGAGACGCTGGAGGACGCCCCCGCCGCGCCCGTCCGGTCGGCCGAGCGCCTCGTCACCTTCCCCGACGAGGACTGACGCCGGTTCAGGAGGAACTCTTACCCTCACGCCGGTCGAACGACCGACGAATGAGCGACGCTCGGAGCGAGCGAACGAAGCCGCGGGTGAAGGCGTACATGACCCGTGACGTGGCGACGGTGTCGCCCGACGACACGGTTCGCGAGGCCGTCGAGCGCATCCTCGACAGCAACCACAACGGGTTCCCGGTGACGGACGGTCGCACCGTCGTCGGCTTCGTCTCCGCGCGCGACCTACTGTCTGCGGACGCGGACGCCCCGCTGTTCACCGTGATGAGCGACGACATCATCGTCGCTCACCCGGAGATGAACGTCACCGACGCCGCGCGGGTGATCCTCCGGTCGGGCATCCAGAAACTCCCGGTCGTCGACGACGCGGGCAACCTCGTCGGCATCATCTCCAACACCGACGTGATCCGCTCGCAGATCGAACGCGCCACCCCCGAGAAGGTGGGGAAGTTGATGCGGACGCTCGAGGAGATCCACGGCGTCTCGACCACCGAGGAGCGCCGGCAGGTGTCGCTGTCGACGCTCATGCCGACGCAGGCGCGGGTGTACGCCGACGAGTTGGAGGGTCGCCGCTACGAACTGGAGCGAGGGCTCGCCGAACCGCTCGTCGTCATCGACAACCCGAGCGCGAGCGGCGAGTACGAAGACGACGGGACGCTGGTGCTCGCAGACGGCCACCACCGCGTGATGGCGGCCCACCGCCTCGGCATCGAGGAGATGGACGCGTACGTCATCGTCATCGCCGACCACGTCGAACTCGGGATGGCCAAGACCGCGCGCAAGGAGGGGCTCCGGTCGATCACAGACATCGAGGTGGTCGACTACGCGCGCCACCCGCTCGTGGAGACGACCAAGCGGTTCCAGGACGGCGACGGCGACTGAGCCTCGGCGGCACGTCACCAGGTCGCCATCACCCGCCGCCCGAAGCTCACTCGGCGTCGGACAGGTCGAACTCGCGTTTCCACTCCGCCACCAGCGCGTCGGCGGCCTCGCGGTCGGCGACGCGTTCGCGTCGGTACGCCCGCCCGTCGGGCGCCTGCTCCATCCGGTCGAGACGGACGACGTAGCTCCCGTCGCGACGCTCGCGGACGCGCAGCGTCGCGAAGCCGTCCGCGCGTGTCCACTCGTCGTACCGCTCGGCCGTGTCGACCGGGCTCCAGGGCATACGCTCTCCTTCGGGTTCCCCGGTACTCAACGCGACGGTTCCATCGACCGAGTGGTGTTCGTCCCCACGTCCGCGGCGCTCGCAGCCGTCTCGCTGGCGGGTGCGTCCGTCTCGACGACGACGCGACCGAGCGCGCCCGGCGTGGCGCCGAACGGTCGCACCGGGAACGGTCGGTCGACGCGGCCACACTCGGGACACACCGGGTAGCCGAGTCGGTCGTAGTCGATCCACGTCGAGGGGGACCGTCGCCCACAGCCGCCGCATTCGAACGTCGCGGTTTCCACGAACTCCATGCGTGTCACTTACTGGCACGTAACTTAGGTACTCATTGCATAACCCGTTCACAGGGGGTTCCTGCCGCCGATCTCGGATCGCGGCTCAGTCGCTCGGTTCCGGGGGGTCGACGGTCGAGGACCGGTCACTCAGGGGGGTCGATCGGCGGTCGTGAGAGAATGGGTCGCGGTGTGGGTGTCGCTCGCGGCGCCGCGTCGGCTTACAGCGCGTCGACGACGTTCAGGAAGCCGGCGCCGTAGTACGCCTTGTCGTACCCCTCGGGCACCGCGGCGGCCCGCTTGAGGGCGCTCTCGACCTGATTCGCGTTGTAGTCGGGGTTCGCGCTCTTGACGAGCGCCGCCGCGCCCGCGACGTTGGGGGCGGCCATCGAGGTGCCGGCCTTCCAGCCGTAGCCTGGTTCGGTGGCGACGGTGCCGTCCTCCCCGATGTCGGTGACGACGCTGACCGTGCTGAGCACGAGGTCGTAGTACCACCCGGGGACCTCCTCCGCCGCCGCGGCGAGGTCGGCGTCGCCGCCGGGGGCCGCGAGGTCGACGGCGTTGGTGCCGTAGTTGGTGTAGAAGGCGGGACTCTCCGGCGGTGCGGTGACTCCGTCGTCACCCCAGCCGAACCCGATGGGGCCGGTCGCCGCCACCGACAGCGCCTGTGCGCCCTCGTTCGGGAGGCTGATGAGGCTCCCGTCGTGCTGGAGGTCGGCGGAGTCGTTGCCCGCGGAGATGACGAGGAGCGTCCCCTCTTTGTTCGCGTACGTCATCGCGGCGTTGATGAAGTTGCCGTAGAACCCCTCGGTGACGCCCTGTCGCGGGATGGGGTACGCGCCAAGCGAGAGGTTCGCCACGTCACAGTCGTCGCGTGCGGCCTGCACGACCGCGCCGATGACGATGGAGAACGCGCCGCTGACCCCGCCGAAGTTGGAGAACACGCGGTAGTCGACGAGGTCCGTCGCGGGCGCGGTGCCGGCGACGCCGGTCTCGCCGGTCGTCTGTGCGGCCACGGTGCCCGCGACGTGGGTGCCGTGGTCGCCGCCGCCGGGGACGCCCGCGCCGAGGCCGTCGCCGGTCAGGTTCTTCGAGACCGCCGTGTTCACCTCGAGGTCGGGGTGACTCGCGTCGACGCCGGAGTCGATGACGGCGACGCGGGTGCCCTCGCCCTTCGTCGTCTCGTGGGCGGTGGGGACGTCGAGCGCCTGCTTGTCCCACTGGAAGGGGTACAGCGCGTCGTCAGTCGCCTCACCCTCGTAGTCGTGCGTCTCGACCGACGGGTCCGCGCCGTCGAGTTCGACGTCTGGCGCGTACGACGTCACCGCGCTGGACGCCTCGACTGCCGACTCGCTGCCGCGAACGACGGCGTACCCGATCTCTGGGAGGTCGAACACCACGTCGAGATCCGAGGGCGCACCGTTGCCTCGGGTCTTCACGATGAACCGGTCGGTCCGCTCGGCCGCCGTCACCGTGGACCCCGCCAGTACGCCGCCGAGCACGCCGCCGCTCAGCTTCAAGAACGTCCGTCGACCTTGGTTGGCCATACCATGACGCGGGATTTGTTCGCAATAAATGTTCGTAAACGATACAGAATACTAATCTGATTTATCCTGTAGGTGATCGGATGCCCTCCCGACACACCGATCCCGGTTTGACGCCGCGCCGTCGCCGCTCCACAACGGGGCCGTCGGTCGTCGCACGGCGGCGTCGCTCACCGTGTGCAGGCACAGCCAGCACGCGAAAGGTCGGGGACGGGTCGTCGTGTCGTTACTCGTGGCCGGAGACGCGCACCGGTACGTACGGCTCTTCGAGGTACTCCATCTCCGAGGACGACAGTGAGATGTCGAGCGCCTCCACCGCGTCTTCGAGGTGCTCGACGCTCGTGGTGCCGACGATGGGCGCGTCGACGGAGTCCTGCTCGAACAGCCACGCCAACGCGATCTGTGCCATCTTCACGCCCTTGTCCTCGGCGAGTTCGGCGACGCGGGCGTTGATCTCCTCGCCGCCGCCCTCCAGGTACGGGTGGCGACGGGCGTGCTCCTCACTCTCGCCGCGTTTCGTCGTGTCGAGTTCGTCCACCGGTCGAGTGAGCCACCCCCGCGCCAGCGGCGACCACGGGATGACGCCGACGCCCTCGTTGTCACACAGCGGGAGCATCTCGCGCTCCTCCTCGCGGTACAGGAGGTTGTAGTGGTTCTGCATCGTCACGTACCGCTCCAGCCCCAGCGAGTCTGCGGTGTGGAGCGCGTCGGCGAACTGGTGGGCCCACATCGAGGAGGCGCCGACGTACCGCGCGTTGCCGTCGCGGACGGCCTCGTCGAGCGCCCGCACGGTCTGCTCGATGGGCGTGTCGTAGTCGTAGCGGTGGGTCTGGTACAGGTCGACCGTGTCCATCCCGAGGCGGTCGAGGGAGTTGTCGAGTTCCTGCTGGATCGCCTTGCGCGAGAGGCCGCCGGAGTTGGGGTCGTCCTCGCGCATCTGGAAGTACCCCTTCGTCGCGACGACGAACTCGTCGCGGTCGTACTCGCCGAGCGCGTCGCCGAGCACGCGCTCGGAGGCGCCGTCGGAGTACATGTTCGCGGTGTCGAAGAAGTTCACACCCAACTCGACCGCGCGGTCGACGAGTTCGCGCCCGGCGTCCTCGCCGAGCACCCAGTCGCGCCAGTCGGGGTCGCCGAAGCTCATGCAGCCGAGACAGATCCGGGAGACGGTCATTCCGGTGTCGCCGAGTGTCGTGTACTCCATGATTTCCGCTCACGCCCATAGAACAAAAATACCGGTGTCGGTGCCGAACGTGGCCGTTCTCGGTCGATCAACCGCCATCGGGGATGCGCTCCCCCGTCCCCGGAACGTGGCAACGGTACCCAAACGATTATTCCCGATACTGACCACGGTCAGCGTATGCCGGTCGACTACGACGCCGCCGTCGCCGACTTCGAGTGGGACATCCCGGACGACTACACCCTCCCGGCGGTGATCGAGGGCCACGCGGAGGCGTACGGCGACCGCGTCGCCGTCACGTTCCTCGACGACGAGGGGGCGCGCGACGAACGGACGTACGCGGACATCCACAACGACACGAACCGCTTCGCCAACGCCCTCGAGGAACTGGGCGTCGGTCAGGGCGACCGCGTCATGCACCTGTTCCCGCGCCATCCGGACGCGTTCGCCGTCCAACTGGGGGTGTTGAAGCGGGGCGCGCTGGTCGTGCCGTGCTCGGAGATGCTGAAGCCGAAGGACCTGGCGTTCCGCGCGAACGACTGTGAGGCGACCACTGTCGTCGCCCACGAGTCGCTCGTCGACATGGTCGATCCCATCGTCGACGAGACGCCGCTGGAGACGCTGATCTGTCTGGACGGGAGCCCCGAAGGCTGGCACGCGTTCGACGACCTGCTCGACGGGCAGGCGACGGAACACGACGGCCCGGAGGTGGGCGCACAGGACCCGATGAGCATCAACTACACCTCCGGCACGACGGGACAGCCCAAGCCCGTGCTCCACAAGCACCGCTGGATGCGCGCGTTCGAGTTGGTGAACGCGCCGTACTGGTGGGGCGTCACCGCCGAAGGGACGACCGCACCCGGCGTCGTCGACGACGACGTGGACCTCGACGAGGAACTGCTGTGGGCGACGACGGGCACCGGGTGGGCGAAGTGGTTCTGGTCGCCCGTCGGCGTCGGCATCACGACGGGCGCCCGGCAACTGCTGTACGAGGGCGACTTCGACGCCGACGAGTTCCTCTCGGTGATGGAGCGCGAGGGCGTCACGCGCCTGTGCGCCGTCCCGACGCAGTACCGGATGTTCACGCAGACGGACCTGTCGGCGTACGATCTGGACCTGCAAGAGGCGCTGTCGGCGGGCGAACCGCTCAACCGCGAGCCCATCGAGGCGCTCCAGGACGCCTACGGCATCACGCCGCGCGACGGCTACGGCCAGACGGAGACGGTGTGCATGGTGTCCAACTACCCCGGCATCGACGTGAAGGAGGGGTCGATGGGCAAGCCGACGCCCGGGCTCGGCACCACCATCATCGACACCCAAGAGGAAGAGGAAGTCGAGCCCGGTGAGATCGGTGAAGTGGCGGTGCCGGTGGGCTGTCCGGGCATCTTCGAGCAGTACTACGAGAAGCCCGACCTCGACGCGAAGACGTTCTCCGGCGACTACTACCGCACCGGCGACCTCGCGCGCGAGGACGAGGACGGCTACTTCTTCTTCGAGGGACGCGCCGACGACATCATCCTCTCGGCGGGCTACCGTATCGGCCCGTTCGAGGTCGAGGACGCGCTCGTCTCCCACGAGGCCGTCGCCGAGGCCGCCGCGGTCGGCTCCCCCCACGAGGAGCGCGGCAACGTCGTGAAGGCGTACGTCGTCCTCGCGGCGGGGCACGAGGGGAGCGACGAGTTGACCGAGGAACTGCAGAACTACATGAAGGAGGAGACGGCGCCGTACAAGTACCCGCGCCGGATCGAGTACGTCGACGAGTTGCCGAAGACCTCTTCGGGCAAGACACGGCGGATCGAGTTGCGCCAGCGCGAAGAGGAGATGTTCGGGCAGTAACCCGCGACACCCGACCACTCCCTGTCTCCGCCGACCCGCCACAACGACCTTACTCACGCCGACCGTGGGATCACCATCCACCCAGCCGCCGGCACCGCCTTCTCACACCGACCAGGACCCGACACCACCCGACCCACTCACACCCCATGACCGTCTGGCTCCTCGGCGACCAGTTGAACCCGACCGCGACACCGCTCCACTCTGCCGACCACGTCCTCATGATCGAGGCGCACGGCTTCGCCGAGCGGATGCCGTACCACCCGCAGAAGCTCACGCTCGTGTTCTCGGCGATGCGCCACGCCCGCGACGCGCTCCGTGACGACGGGTACGAGGTGACGTACGTCGAGGCGGAGTCGTTCGGCGCGGGCCTGGATCGGTACTTCGAGGCGAACCCCGGCGACGCGCTCGTCCTCCAGCGCCCGGCGAGTCACGGCGCCGGCGAGCGCCTCCGGGAGATGGTCGAGGAACGCGGCGGCGACTGCACCCTCGTCGACAACGACGGCTTCCTCACCACTCCGGCGGAGTGGGACGAGTGGGCCGACGCCGACGGCAGGTCGGGTTCGACGTACCGACAGGAGCACTGGTACCGCCACGTCCGCCGCGAGACGGGCATCCTCATGGATGGGAACGACCCCGTGGGCGGCGAGTGGAACTACGACGACGAGAACCGGGAGACGCCGCCCGACGACTGGTCGCCGCCCGGTATCCCGGAGTTCGAGCCGGACGAGATCACTCGGGAAGTCCACGCGTTCGTCGCCGAGCGCTACGACGACCACTGGGGCAGTTTCGACCTCGACGACTTCGTGTGGCCCGTCACCCGCGAGCAGGCGCTGCACGCGCTGGAGCACTTCGTCGAGACCCGTCTTCCCGAGTTCGGGCCGTACCAAGACGCGATGGTCGAGGGGGAGTGGGCGCTCGACCACTCGCTGCTGTCGCCCGCCATCAACCTCGGCCTGCTCGGCCCGCGCGAGGTCGTCGACGCCGTCGTCGACGCGTACTACGACGACGAGACGGCGGCGCCGCTCAACTCCGTCGAGGGGTTCGTCAGGCAAGTGATCGGCTGGCGGGAGTTCATGCGCCACGCGTACCGCGAGTCGATGCCGGCGATGGGCGAGGCGAACCAGTTGGACCAGACGCGCGACCTCCCCGAGGCGTACTGGACGGGCGAGACGAACATGGTGTGTCTCTCGGAGGCGGTGGGACACGTCCGCGACCACGGCTACGCCCACCACATCGAGCGCCTGATGGTGCTCGCCAACTTCGCGCTCGTCTACGGCGCCGACCCACACGAACTGAACCGCTGGTTCCACCTCGGCTTCGTCGACGCGTTCCACTGGGTGACGACGCCGAACGTCGTCGGGATGGGGACCTTCGCGACGGACGCGCTCTCCTCGAAGCCGTACGCCGCCTCTGGGAACTACGTGAACAAGATGAGCGACTACTGCTCGGGGTGTCGGTACTACCACACCAAGACCACCGGCGAGGGTGCCTGCCCGTTCAACGCGCTGTACTGGGACTTCCTGAAGGAGAACGAGGAGACGCTCCGCGGCACGGGACGGATGGGGCTGATGTACTCCCACGTCGACGGCAAGGACGACGAGGAGTGGGCCGCCATCCAAGAGCGCGCCGCCGAGGTGCGGGAGATGGGCGCCGACGGGACGCTGTGAATCGGGCGTGTTATCACCGATAGCCGACTCGCCCCGACCGTGCCAGACGACATCGCCCCCGACCCGGACGCCCTCCCGGCCGAGGCGCTCCGGTACCCAGAACTCGACACCGACGACGGCGTCGCCGCCGACGGCACGCTGGACGCGGACGTGGAGTTGGACGCCGAGTCCGCCGCCGCGTGGCTGCGCGACCTGGCCGACGCCGTGGAGAGCCACGACCTCGGCGTCGCGGGCGACGACTACCGCGGCGTGTACGGCATCGGCCCGCGCGGCGCGACGGTGTCGTTCGACCCCGACGCGGACCACCGCGGCGAGTTGACCGTCTCCTTCCGGTTCGCCGCGAAGACGATGACCGTCGAGGCCGCCGACGCCCCGCAGGTCGGCGCGCGCGGCGGGCGCGGGTTCATCCCGCTGGCGATGCTCGACGACGACCGCGACGCCGACGAGTTCCGCTGTTACAACTGGGTCGACGAACCGACGCCGGTGCCACCGGGCGGGTCAGAGGAAGACGGGTCCGAGTCAGACCCGTAGCCGAGCGGCCTACCGGAACCGACCGAAGATCCGGTAGCGCTCGTCGGGGTCGTACGAGCGGAACACGAGGCTGTTCGCCAGCACCGACACGCTGGAGAACGCCATCGCCCCCGCCGCGAGCACCGGTTGGAGCAGGCCCAGCGAGGCCAGCGGGATCATCGCGGTGTTGTAGCCGAGCGCCCAGAAGAGGTTCTGTTTGATCTTCGAGAGCGTCCCCTCCGAGACGTTGATGGCCTTCACCACGTCGTACGGGTCCGAGCGCATCAGCGTCACGTCGGCGGCCTCGATGGCCACGTCGGTGCCGGAGCCGATGGCGACGCCGACGAACGCCGAGGCGAGCGCGGGCG
The DNA window shown above is from Halobaculum marinum and carries:
- a CDS encoding S8 family peptidase, which codes for MANQGRRTFLKLSGGVLGGVLAGSTVTAAERTDRFIVKTRGNGAPSDLDVVFDLPEIGYAVVRGSESAVEASSAVTSYAPDVELDGADPSVETHDYEGEATDDALYPFQWDKQALDVPTAHETTKGEGTRVAVIDSGVDASHPDLEVNTAVSKNLTGDGLGAGVPGGGDHGTHVAGTVAAQTTGETGVAGTAPATDLVDYRVFSNFGGVSGAFSIVIGAVVQAARDDCDVANLSLGAYPIPRQGVTEGFYGNFINAAMTYANKEGTLLVISAGNDSADLQHDGSLISLPNEGAQALSVAATGPIGFGWGDDGVTAPPESPAFYTNYGTNAVDLAAPGGDADLAAAAEEVPGWYYDLVLSTVSVVTDIGEDGTVATEPGYGWKAGTSMAAPNVAGAAALVKSANPDYNANQVESALKRAAAVPEGYDKAYYGAGFLNVVDAL
- a CDS encoding acyl-CoA synthetase, which gives rise to MPVDYDAAVADFEWDIPDDYTLPAVIEGHAEAYGDRVAVTFLDDEGARDERTYADIHNDTNRFANALEELGVGQGDRVMHLFPRHPDAFAVQLGVLKRGALVVPCSEMLKPKDLAFRANDCEATTVVAHESLVDMVDPIVDETPLETLICLDGSPEGWHAFDDLLDGQATEHDGPEVGAQDPMSINYTSGTTGQPKPVLHKHRWMRAFELVNAPYWWGVTAEGTTAPGVVDDDVDLDEELLWATTGTGWAKWFWSPVGVGITTGARQLLYEGDFDADEFLSVMEREGVTRLCAVPTQYRMFTQTDLSAYDLDLQEALSAGEPLNREPIEALQDAYGITPRDGYGQTETVCMVSNYPGIDVKEGSMGKPTPGLGTTIIDTQEEEEVEPGEIGEVAVPVGCPGIFEQYYEKPDLDAKTFSGDYYRTGDLAREDEDGYFFFEGRADDIILSAGYRIGPFEVEDALVSHEAVAEAAAVGSPHEERGNVVKAYVVLAAGHEGSDELTEELQNYMKEETAPYKYPRRIEYVDELPKTSSGKTRRIELRQREEEMFGQ
- a CDS encoding cryptochrome/photolyase family protein, coding for MTVWLLGDQLNPTATPLHSADHVLMIEAHGFAERMPYHPQKLTLVFSAMRHARDALRDDGYEVTYVEAESFGAGLDRYFEANPGDALVLQRPASHGAGERLREMVEERGGDCTLVDNDGFLTTPAEWDEWADADGRSGSTYRQEHWYRHVRRETGILMDGNDPVGGEWNYDDENRETPPDDWSPPGIPEFEPDEITREVHAFVAERYDDHWGSFDLDDFVWPVTREQALHALEHFVETRLPEFGPYQDAMVEGEWALDHSLLSPAINLGLLGPREVVDAVVDAYYDDETAAPLNSVEGFVRQVIGWREFMRHAYRESMPAMGEANQLDQTRDLPEAYWTGETNMVCLSEAVGHVRDHGYAHHIERLMVLANFALVYGADPHELNRWFHLGFVDAFHWVTTPNVVGMGTFATDALSSKPYAASGNYVNKMSDYCSGCRYYHTKTTGEGACPFNALYWDFLKENEETLRGTGRMGLMYSHVDGKDDEEWAAIQERAAEVREMGADGTL
- a CDS encoding DHH family phosphoesterase — translated: MRRLVLGCGSVGNEMVDELTDHPGELHVITADSGRATALRDENVSAVEADPLDPTNYPDTADLVVVAGPSTTDNLTAADRARERFPDAVIVAYAGEDATEADLRAFRELADRIVDPIGTVAERVLDVATGATADRLRRMVRALRSVDGKLAVVAHDNPDPDAIAAAVALVRIANFAGTAAEAVYYGDISHQENRALVNLLDIGMRRLDPAVDPREEFAAFALVDHSRPGVNDSLPTDIEPVVVVDHHPPREPIDAGFIDLRDGVGATSTLLAEYMDRLGLTPDRQVATALLYGIRIDTKDFTREVSEADFDAAASLFEYADTSVLDRVETPSLSASVLDVLADAIENREQRGTALATCVGEITDRDALAQAADSLLNMEGVNTTLVYGFRDGVVYASGRTRGADLDLGETLRDALDQIGSAGGHADMAGAQIPLGILADVEEGSTETLTEVVRDIIAGRFFETLEDAPAAPVRSAERLVTFPDED
- a CDS encoding DUF7543 family protein: MPWSPVDTAERYDEWTRADGFATLRVRERRDGSYVVRLDRMEQAPDGRAYRRERVADREAADALVAEWKREFDLSDAE
- a CDS encoding CBS pair associated ParBc domain-containing protein codes for the protein MSDARSERTKPRVKAYMTRDVATVSPDDTVREAVERILDSNHNGFPVTDGRTVVGFVSARDLLSADADAPLFTVMSDDIIVAHPEMNVTDAARVILRSGIQKLPVVDDAGNLVGIISNTDVIRSQIERATPEKVGKLMRTLEEIHGVSTTEERRQVSLSTLMPTQARVYADELEGRRYELERGLAEPLVVIDNPSASGEYEDDGTLVLADGHHRVMAAHRLGIEEMDAYVIVIADHVELGMAKTARKEGLRSITDIEVVDYARHPLVETTKRFQDGDGD
- a CDS encoding aldo/keto reductase, whose protein sequence is MEYTTLGDTGMTVSRICLGCMSFGDPDWRDWVLGEDAGRELVDRAVELGVNFFDTANMYSDGASERVLGDALGEYDRDEFVVATKGYFQMREDDPNSGGLSRKAIQQELDNSLDRLGMDTVDLYQTHRYDYDTPIEQTVRALDEAVRDGNARYVGASSMWAHQFADALHTADSLGLERYVTMQNHYNLLYREEEREMLPLCDNEGVGVIPWSPLARGWLTRPVDELDTTKRGESEEHARRHPYLEGGGEEINARVAELAEDKGVKMAQIALAWLFEQDSVDAPIVGTTSVEHLEDAVEALDISLSSSEMEYLEEPYVPVRVSGHE